One part of the Chloroflexota bacterium genome encodes these proteins:
- a CDS encoding ketoacyl-ACP synthase III, with amino-acid sequence MIRSRILGVGRYLPERRVTNFDLAKMFETSDEWIQKRSGIVERRFAEKGVYCSDLGLEASREALKNAGMKAEDLDFIIFATLSPDHHMPGNGCYLQRKMGLSEIGCLDIRNQCSGFIYSLAVADAFVRIGMYKRILVVGAEIHSSGMNFTNEGRDVAVLFGDGAGAVIVGPSEDPSRGILSTHLHADGKYADILRAEVFDISEKPYLTHKTIDDGRIWPKMQGKEVFRVAVTKIPEVVDEALRASNLKVEDIDLFLPHQANLRINQFAAAKLGVPEEKFYSNIQRYGNTTAASIPIALSEIVEQGTLQEGDLLMMIAFGAGFTWGAIVIRW; translated from the coding sequence GTGATAAGATCGAGAATCCTCGGAGTGGGCCGGTATCTCCCCGAACGGCGCGTGACCAATTTTGACCTGGCAAAGATGTTTGAGACCAGTGACGAATGGATCCAGAAGCGCAGCGGGATCGTCGAAAGACGTTTTGCGGAGAAGGGGGTTTACTGTTCGGATCTCGGCCTCGAAGCTTCCCGCGAGGCCCTGAAGAATGCCGGGATGAAGGCCGAGGATTTGGATTTCATCATCTTTGCCACCCTGAGCCCTGACCACCACATGCCGGGGAACGGCTGCTATCTGCAGAGAAAAATGGGCCTTTCCGAAATCGGCTGTCTGGATATCAGAAACCAGTGCAGCGGGTTCATTTACAGCCTCGCTGTGGCTGACGCCTTTGTCAGGATCGGTATGTACAAGAGGATTCTCGTTGTTGGTGCAGAGATCCATTCCAGCGGAATGAATTTCACCAACGAAGGGCGCGACGTGGCGGTGTTATTCGGGGACGGCGCAGGCGCGGTGATTGTGGGGCCCTCAGAGGATCCATCGCGGGGAATCCTCTCCACACATCTTCACGCAGACGGAAAATATGCAGACATCCTGAGAGCGGAGGTTTTTGATATCAGCGAGAAGCCCTACCTCACCCACAAGACTATTGACGACGGCCGGATCTGGCCCAAGATGCAGGGGAAGGAAGTCTTCAGGGTAGCGGTGACCAAGATTCCGGAAGTGGTTGATGAGGCATTACGGGCCAGCAATCTCAAGGTCGAGGATATCGATCTGTTCTTGCCCCATCAGGCCAATCTTCGCATCAACCAGTTCGCTGCTGCAAAGTTAGGGGTCCCGGAAGAGAAATTCTACAGCAACATCCAGCGCTACGGGAATACGACGGCAGCATCGATCCCCATCGCCCTGAGCGAGATAGTAGAACAAGGCACCCTGCAGGAAGGCGATCTCCTCATGATGATAGCCTTTGGGGCTGGTTTCACCTGGGGAGCAATTGTCATTCGGTGGTAG